The nucleotide window GAAGCTCTATCGCGGCGCCAACCTGGCGGACAAGCCGGCTTCTGAACCGATCGGCTCGACGCTGCAGCAACGAAAGCCCCCCCTCTTTAGTTGGGTGCGCGCCGTCAAAACTTAGTTAACCGGTAAATATCGCTTAATACCGTCTTAAGCATCTTTTATTTCTGGACGAAAAAGGTGTAGATAACCTTATTACCCCCCTCCACCGGGGTATTAAGTTTAGTCTCGATAAGCTCGATATTTCGATCTATTAACATTTCCCTGGAATCGTGTTGATACCCAGGAGCCCCACTTCGGTGGGGTATCGAACCTAGCGGTAACTGAAAGGCAGGCCTCAAACACGGAAGTTACAACATTCGTCAAGTCGCGCAACTCGACGTTGACCCTATAGCGGTTGGAATACCCCCCAGCTTGGAAGCCGATTCGATGTTTCTCATCGAACGGCAGGCTGACAGAATCAGCCCATGATCGCATCTGAACTGTTCTTCATGGGCTTGATGGATGTCTCCCTGGATTCACGGGAGGGATATCGGTCGATCTTCCACTATTGGGAAAGCGAAAAGTACCGCGGCGTTGATGAAGTCGTGCGACAAGAAATTCTTGCCGCTCCGACATTGCGTGAACTCAGGAAGATGCTTCGGCGGCTACCTGAGACGTGGCGCAAAGATTGGAAACAAGTGCGCGGGCGGGTGTTTAGGAGTGCTCTCTTGTATGCGGTTGAGAGCCACCCCGACCTGCAGAATGAACTGGTCGAGCCCGGCAGCCTGATCGAAGCATGCAGTAGCTGGGGAATTCCAGATGCCTTCGTGATGAACGAACTCAAAGCCGTTCGTCAGGAGATCGAGAGTCCTTTCAGATTGTTGGCAATTGGGTCCGTCGACGCACCACCCGAACACGTTCAGGTAACGCTTGAGCGATTGATTGGCAAACGCAGCGACTGCCAGTACGTGACCTTTGCAGGGCGACGAATGGATGTCGGACTACATCTTTGGGCTGCCCAGAAGATGTACCCCATTCATTACGTTAGAACGAAGTTGAACAGTGGAATCGATGGACATGTTGTACAGCAACTCATTGCCAAAAGCACGCACGTTGTCTTCTTCACTCGTGAAGGCACAGCTCCTGACGCGGATTACATCGAACGAGCTCGACGGCAAGGCTGCTCGGTTCGACTCTCCCAGTACGCCCCGCCTAACGTTGGTCGATCCGTCACCGCAACGGGTGCCCGCACTGGACGCTCAGCCGCTGCCGGCACGTCCAGCACAACAACGCAGCGACGACCTCTTCGAGTCGTTCAAAAGTCGGGGGTTTAGTGTCTTGCGCGAAAGCGAAAGCGCTATCGGCCTGATCAAGCACGTGCGCTCAAAGGGCCGAATCGCCTACACGATTGACCTCACGATTAGCCTCGATAGCAGCGCGACAACGATTGCTGCCGAGGGCGCGTACTGCCTTGCGCTTGAGGATGACATGCAGTTTATCTGTCGCTCCTTCCCGCTCGAGGCGCCGGCCCGCGAGATCGAGGCCTATTTCGCCCGCGAATACGACCCGCAAAAGCACGCTCCGCTGGATTGAGTTCGCTTGGGCGGCAAAATCGCCTTCTTCCATCGGTGCATTGAGCAACAGCCTTCTGGCCAAACCGATGAGAGGATCATTTGTCCGCCAATCCTGAAGTCCGCATCGGAAGTCTCCGCATAAGACTCGCTGCCTTGCGCGAAGCGCCGGCACGCTACTCACACGCGTTCGCAGAGGCGAAAGTTGATCCCGGCCATGGCTGGTGCCTCTGTGGTCCAGTTCCCCAGCGACTGGTGATCCGACGCAAGTCAAACAGTGGCTCGGCTGCAGTTTTCTTCTTGGCCGGCTGGCCAGATGAAGGTGAAGCTCATGACGTTCTGAGCTGCCCCTTCTACAAGGAACCGGAGCATGAGTCGGGGCAGTCTTCCGAAAGCAAGTCATGCTTTTCTGAAGACGCAGACGGGACGTTCCACATCACTCCGGCCTACTCGGTGTCGCTCAAAATCAATGCGGCGACGCGCACCCCGGATCCCATCGAACAATCTGACAAACCCTCGACATCGACACGCGGATCCACGCTTCTCGCCACGCTCCAATATCTTTGGAACAAGGCGGGGCTGCATCGCTGGCGAGCAGGCTGGGAACGAGATTGGGGCCGAGTGCGATACGAACTGGAATTGACCGCGCAAACTGGGAAAATCGGGAAGCGCTCACTGCCTGACGTTCTGTACATTCCTCCACGATACTCGCCGGCATCGGCCGACCGGAACAAGGAGTTACTGAACGCTCGCCTTGAGCCGCTCTTCACTTCCACGAGAGCCTATCTGGACGCCCAAGCCAGGCTTGCAGCCGGCAAGTCGGCGACGGCCGTCAAGGAAACGCTCTTCATCATTGCTCCGCTCAGATCGGTCAAGCCGGGAAAGTACGGCAGCCATGTACTCCAACTCGGACACATGGGCCAACCGGTGTATTGCAAGGCGCCCCTTTTGGCGCGACTGGAACGAAGGTTCGGCCGGGTGTTGAACACACTATCGAGCGGAGAAGGCCACGTTGTAGGCATTTTCCAAGTCGAAGGAACGACGCACGGGAATCTACAGCTGATAGATGCCGGCCTCTTGCGCGTGTCGACTCGGTTCATCCCGGTGGAATCCTCGTACGAGGAAACGGTCGCAGACGCACTTGTAGCCGCCGGCCGCGACTTCACCAAACCCATCCGCCTTGAGATCAGCGACGACACCTTAGCCGGAAAGGTGCTCCCCGACTTCATTTTGTACGACACGTCCGCGCGCCGATGCTACATGGAGATTTTCGGGGTGCAAGGGCGCGAAGACTACGATGCGCGCAAAAAAGAGAAACGCCGTTTCTACGAACAGAAGGGTGTAATGCTGTGGGATTGGGATCTTTCCTCGACTGCTGAAATGCCCACACTCCCGACTCGAGTCGAGGGACGCGCAAGCCCCACCTAGGGAAGGAGCGTCGCCGGCCGCCTGGGCCGGTGTGGGGTGCTGCAGCATAGCGTCCTACTCGCTCTTGCACTCCCATTGCGCATTCGCTACAGTTGGCTCGGGCCTATCGCCCAGGGCCCTCGCCCCGAGTTGCAGCCGACTCCAGAGACGCGACCAAGTGTCGCGAAAAGCATTTCGATCGACAAGTGATCTCCATCGTGGGGCTTCGCTTCGTAATCGGCTGAAAGCGAAGAACAAGCGGAGATTTCTATGTCGTTCCAATTGCGCCGTCGCGCAGACCTTCGGGCGAGCATGCTCGCCATCAAATCGGCAATCGCCGAGAACATCCCTGTCAAGGAACACCATCTGAATGAAGCGATCGCGTTCGGCTATGGCCTGCCGACGTACGCATCGCTGGTTGCCTCCCTTGCGTCAGGTCACACTTATGCGCCAAGCGATTTCCGACACCTCGCATTTCTCGAGCACTTGGAGACGTTGTCGGACGACCGCCCTATGGCTGAGTCCGCCGCCGCAGCCGCCTGCGGTATCACTATCCAAATCGACATCACCAAACGCTCGCCGGAACGCCAACGCTCTGACGACTATCTCGACATCGCATACGACGTTGATCTGATGGTGAACGGACTGTCACCCGAATCGCTCGAGGCCTCCCCCACCTTTTTGGTCCCGTCGAATTTCGGCGGGCCACACATCCGCCTTGCGTCTGCTTCGACGCACAAGGTAGACGGTGAGTTTGCCGTTACGCGCAACCGCAACAAGCGCGACCTGGTGAGCGTGAAACTGATCCGTGGTCAGTGGGCGGGCGGTCTGTTCCTGGACATTCGTCCAGATGCGGACGCTGCACGCTACCTTCGCTCTGCCAAGGCGGCCCTAGTTCGGGAGATCATTCAGGTGGTGAATCCATGGGTGAACTGTCGAATTTTCCGTCCGGACGCGTACGATTACGGCGCGTGGCGCGTGGAGATGTCGCTTGGCCAAGCTGGTTTGGCCGCTCTCGGCTCCTCGCGGTTGGTGTTTGACATTCCCCGTCACCAGGAGCGCCTGGTCGTTCCCGACAAGGAATATCTGTTCGACATCAACCCTGCTCAGGCGAAGCATCTCGGACAGTTCCAGGACGGCATTTGGGCCGCTGATGTCTACTCGAACGGCATCTCTGAGGATGCCAACGATGTGAAGATCGACCAGCTTCGCAAGCAGTTTGTGCGCAGCGTGTACCAGAAGCTGGCGCCTGTTTAGGCTTGGCGCCAGAACCCCCGCTCACTGGCCAAACCAGCCGAGCGGGGGACGGTTCGGTCAGCAGGTACGTTGCGAGCCTACGCCTTTCGATGCATCTTCTGGCGTCTATTGTCGGTCGTACAATGCGCTGAAAGAGCCAACGGAGCGGCAATGAAAACCTCGACGACTTCCACCGGCGCCGCAGTGGCCATAGGGGTTCTTGCCATAACTGCTCATGCCCAGAAGATCCCCCCCGCGGACGTCTATACGCCTCCGGCTGGGTTCATCTCCGGAAGCCGTTTCGAAGCGTTACCCGCCCCGGCTCGGCTGCATTACCTGGAGGGGTTGATGGACGGCTTCTTGTTCGCACCGATGCTTGCAGCTCGAGGCGACCTCGACAACACGCGCACACAGAAACTCAGCCAATGCAACGAGGCCATTGGACTGACAGACGTTCAGCTACTCAAGATCGTCGACGAATACATGGCGAAGCATCCGCAAGAATGGGGGGCGCCGATGCATGACTTAGCCTATTCGGCAATCGGTCAAACTTGTTCAAAGGTCGGGCGCTCTATCTACTAGGCATGAAGGCAGGAAGCTCCTCCGAAGCCTTTCGAAGCTGCGGAGAATCACTTTCGGGGTGCCGATTGACCCGGGCCTTTCGATCGCCCAGCACTACATCAGCCAATAGGGGATATCACAGTGGGAGAAGCAAAACAGAAAAGGCTGCTGGCCGCAAGCGGCCAAGAAGCCAAAGCATCAGCAGTTGCGGGCCCCTGGCAACTAAGCGACTCGAATACACAACTCGAACTCGAGGCCTGGTTCAAACAGCGCGGCATCGACCCTTCAAAGCCCGGATTGCATGACACCCCGGCGTTTCTCGTCGCAGAAGCACAAGCTCCGGCGGCAATGAATCTCGTTGCTCGACTTGTCGAAGCAAGAAGCTACTCTCCTGACGAGCTAAAGCACGCTGAGCACAGGATCCTGGTGGCTGCGAGTGCCATCGCAAATCGTGTGGCTCGAGATGGCCGCCCTGGATTGTGCGTTACCGCGTCGAGCGTTCTCTCGAGGATTCTGGACGAGCTTCACGTCTGGAACTACACGGCGAAGAGCAATCTGACCATTCACTTCCCACACTCGGTATCGGCTAGGCCCCGCTACTTCTACTCCATTGATGAAGGCAACTTCATCGCACCTCACGCAATCGTGGTCGCCCCTCCATTCGCGGTGGTAGACGTCACCGTGAAGTACCAGGCATACGACAACCCTGCGATGTCGGCATATCTACCAGAGGTGGCAGCTTCGAAGGATTTTCGCCCATACAAAGTCAACCCCGATGAGCTAGCATCGCCCGTGGCACGCGCCCAACTTAGGCAACTAGGCATGACTGTTGAAGCTTTTATGACGCGCATGAGGTCCTCCACGGTGGAGCTCATGAAGCAGTTGCCACCGCGCGAAATCGAACTTACCGGCGGGCGCCTGGGTTACGCGGTGATGGGCGTGGCGGGCTACCAGGAACAACTCCGTGATCTTCCCTCCAACGCCATGATCGATGGAATGCTGCCGATGGAAATTTTCGAGAAGGACGTGCTGCCAAAGATCTGAATTCACGCAGCATGATGGCTCCCCACCGTCGCTGGCCGGGTGCAAGTCAGAAGCCTATTGCTTGGCAAGCCATTCCCTGTATCGCAATTCGAGCTCATGTTTCACGCCTGCGATCTGCTGCTGCACGGGTCGAGCGTCAGTACGAGCCTCTGCCACGCGCTGCGCTGAATTGATCACCTGCCATGCCGGGTAGTCATGGAAGGGGTTCAGGCCCATCAAATTGCCGTCGAGGCCATTCGGAAGCGGCGGCAGTATCTTCAGGCGGCAATAGAGAGCGCTCGCACGCTGCAGATCCCAATCGGATTTGTAGAGCAGCAACGCACTGAGCGCCAACAGTGCGGGTCCCATCGGCCCCCATTCGGTAGGATGCTTGTGAACTATCGCCGGCGGTTTCGATCCTGGACCGAAGAGATGGGTGGCAGCGAAGCTGGAAAGCTTACAGGCAGCCTCATACTTGTCCTGCAGACACGACGGGTCTAGCACGACCTCTCCGGCATACTGAGCCAACAATCGCAAAGGACGTTCGATCGACTGGCGCCTATAAAAGGCCCACGGCACACCTAGGCTGAATAGATGCTCGTTGCGACGTGCCCATTCGGCTTTGGCTGCAGCATCCCAATCAAAGCCAGGCAACGCGCCATGCTCCGGCGCGAATGGCAAGTTGCCGGGCGTCCATGCGCGCGTTGCCTGCATATCGACGCACCATTCGAGCAGCTCGGGCGTGACGTCGAGCGTTATAGCGTGAGCCTCTTTTTCCCGCAGGAACCATAAGCGCATGTCCCGCATGTCGGACTGACTGAATAGGCCCGCCGTGATCCCGCGGCATACCAGATCACGAATGGCCTTTGTGAGTGCCGTCTTGTCGCTGCCGAAGTCGGTCCGGTACTCTGCGCCTCTGACCTTCTGCTCGTCAAAGTAATCGCATAGCGGACTGTGAGGATTGGCGCCGTCTGCCGTGCGAAAGCGGAAGTGGCCTTGTGCGATCGCCTTGCCTGTACTTTTCGAGCGCGCACCTCTCACCAGCCTCGCGCCTTGCGCCCCGCAGCAACTGCATTCAATGTCGCTAGCTGCCTTCGATCGGACCTCTGGCGGCATGTTGACCAGTTCGGGATCGTCCTTGGCTTGATATGCGTTGAGCGCGAGCCATTGCTCTAAATCGAGCTCTCGCCGCGCCTCCCTCGAATACGCGGTGATTGGCATGGGGCCTCTCCTTGTGTCCGCTGTGCAATGAGTGCTTGGTTCGCTTCCCGGCAGGGGATTCCAGCCGAAAAGACGACAACCAGAATTTTCCCATGACAGCAACGGCTTGAGCCGCCTTGCTTCTCACTTTTCTGTGATCGGCGCCAAGGCCTCAGAATTGAAGCAATTCCCAGCCGTCCTCGGCCGCCATGTCACGCCTTGAACTCTTGAACAGCATCGTGTCGATCGGCTCACCGTCTTGACGGCAGCGCTGCAGGAAAACAGTAGCACCCAAAACGAGCAGGATCTTGCTGATGCGGCCGCAGTTTGGACCTCGTGTCTCGCGCCAGATTTGCCCACGCACAATCTGCATTCCTGACACCCCGATTCCTAGGTTGGAGGAAACTCCTGGAGTACAGTCTCCGTGCTTTCGATTCAGGCGCGCGGGTACAGAATGAGAAAGCCAACGAGGGTTGTGGCAACTCCGGCCCCGCCGAAGGAGACAATCTGCTCGAGGCCCGCACCGACATACGCCAGCGCCCCTGTTGCGAGCGCCGAAATGATGGCCGGAGGGGCGACAAAGGCCCAAAACGTCGATTTCCAAAACCTTCGGCGGCTCTCAGCCAACTGCCTCGCTGCCTCTCCGCTGGCCAACATCTGCGCTTGGTGCTCCAGCAGACTGGCATACAAGCGCTGTGCTTGCTTCGTTTCAAATTTGACTGCCGATCTCATCGTCTCCTCCCTACTTCGGATAGCGGCCAGTGAAGGCCACCGTCGCAAACCGCTTGGCGAGAGGCCAAGACGCCACGAAGTAGCCTGCAAGGCCAAGGCAAAGGGGAACGGAAGATCCAGTGACAAACGATCCCAAGGCGCCGGCGATCGCAAGGATCACACCTACTTTGAAGCCGCGTAGGCTGCGCGCGTCGGAAACTCGTTCGATGACTTTCATTGCTGATCTTTCCTAGGATTGGTTGGGTGCTGACTAAACATGCATTGGTCAATGCCGTTCCGCGAGGCGCCTCGCACCATTGCAACGGCCGCTACCATCTTCATCTCGATCAACGCTTTTCTGTCCTCTTGGCGTCTGCAATGTACTCGCCATTTGCACGCTTGAGCCGAAGCACTGGAATGCCATTTCGCTCTTGGCGGTCGACGGACCAGACCTCGGATGTCCGAGCCCCATCCGAACCGTAAAGGACGACGGGCACTTCTTGCGTGTTAGGTCCGATCACTACACAGCCCGAACCGTCCACCGGATGGCCGCCCATGAACCAGAGATGCGTTGAAGGTGGCACGGGAACACGAGGGCACAAATCGCTCCCCATCATGAGCCTATCGTGCCCGCCCACCTCAACCTGGTATCCCGGCGGGATCACGGTTGTCACGCTCGGCGCCCCCGCAGCTTTGTATGCCGCGGCCCCAATGTCGGTAAGCACACCCGCATTTGCCGCTATCGTGGATATGCATGCAGCCATGGCTACCAGCACATCGGCCGCCTTAAGATTCCGATTCATGTTGGACATTTCCCTTCCCATGATCTTTCCGCGTTACAGATCGGCAGCCTGAAAAATTGGCCGCATAACCTGCAAAGGCAGGAACCTGACGCCGCGTTTTCTGGCTTCGGCTGTCACCAACTCATGTCGGTTGATTCGCTTAGGATCGGCTGCAGAGTTTGCCTTGCGCGCGACCCGCAACAAATTTTCAGCAAACTCCCTTTCCAGCTTGTCTTGATGCTTTGCTAGTGCCCCGGATGATCCTTTACCGTGCGCGGCAATCTGAAGTTTGCTCATTCCTAGACGTGCTCAGGCATCTTGCGACGCCTCCATCGCACTTCCGTTCTAGTGGTTGAAAATCGGTTCGATGACCGCATAGAGTTCCGCAGCCTCCCTGCGGAGGGCTGTGCGTTGAATGTCTGTCATCTGTTCCCAGGTTCGCGTCTTGCTCGATGCAGTGAGTTCAATCCCGGATGCTTTGAGTAGATCTGTTCCTGGGTCGAGAAGTGCCTCGAGATAACCGAGCACAGCGTCGCAAAATGTCTCACCTCCGCCGCTACTGCGAAGATCGAGGCGATGTTCCTCCAAGCCAATATAGAAGCGCTCAGCGGCCGCTTTGTCGGCGCTGGAAATCGCGCAGCCAAGCGCGGCTAATTCCTCGTGAGGAAATTCCTTCAGGAGGAGGGAAGCTAGGACCGGGGAAAGAGGCCGTTGTATATCGATCATGGAGCGCTCTCCTCGAGTCTCAGTGGCAACGCACTTCATTCGAACGGGCGTGCTTGCTTTCGCTTGACCAAAGAAACGAGCGTGCCAGCGGGCTGGCTGGAAATCCGAGTCTCCGCCAGCTTCATGGTCCAAGCATCGTAAGCTCCGTGCACAGTACCGCCCGCGTCTACCCATCCACCTGCTGGCCCCATCAACTTCACGTACTCGGGCGCTTTGCTGACCGAAACCGCGCGGTCACTGACAAGCAGAACGTCCCCCAATGTCTCGGCGGCAAACGGTGTGTCTGTGAATCTTGACGCTATGAACTTGGCCTGTGTGCGACTACCGGTATAGCTCGTCGGCACATTGAGCTCAGCCACGGTGCGAGCGTCATCGAAATCGCAGGCTGTGGCAAGTTCAGATGAAATCGCCCAACCTGGTGCCTTGCACGGGTCTTGTCTTGCGTCTGCTGGTGCGAGTCCCAGAGCAATCAACAAAGTCAGAATTGCAGTCATGATTATCCTAGCCGTTGAGGCCTCGCCTCTCGGTTCAGCGGTCTGAACCGACTTGCTTAATTGGTGACGTCGTCATCACCGAAAAACCGCAGCGGGATCCACTTCCCTATTGGGCTTCTGCGCATCGACCAAGAGGGATCCTTCCCTGTCTGCTGCCGGACGTGATCCCCATAGGAGAGCCAAGCAGTCCCCCCTGTCCAGAAACCAAGCAGAAGAAGCAAAAAAGGTAGAACCGGCAAGGTCGCAAGAACCACAGCGCAGAGGATCGATGCGGCACTGGCGAACGCAAAGACTGCCGCAGCCTGAACGCGTGCCCCTGAAAGGTCAGCGTACGCTTGAACGGACTTAGTCGCCGGCGCGACTGCAGCCAAATATTTCCCACCCGAGTCATCAAAGACTCCGGCGGAAATCTGCAGTTCAGCGCGCACTTTATCTGGACCAAAAGTCTTCGCGAGTCCGACGACACCGCCCTCTTCCCTCATCAAAATGACGAATCCGGCATCGATACGCGCAGCGTGCCAGAGCTCTGTCAGGGCATCCCCTCGGGCCCAGCCAGGCGAACGTAGAACCCCTCCGGCCTGCATCTCGCTTTCAAGTGCGGCCCAATCCGGAAGGCCAAATCGGTGCGCCATTCGATCGCGCTCCCTCCACCACGGCCTCGAACTGAAATCTATCTCGTCCATGTTTGTTCCTGTCACCATTTCATTTGCGGCGCGGCCGGTGAACACGACGTGCTGGTCTGGCTTCCACCTTTCCTCGCTGGGCTCCGCGGAGATCTTTTGCCCCTTATGATGGGCCGATATGCCCTGAGGCCGGCCAGTGGCACAGCCTTTCTCGAAAATTTCTGCAGCTGCAATATCGTTTTGCACGGCTCATCTTGTTATTCCTGCCGGCCGCGCCTGGCGCGGTGAATCACCGCTTCTGCGACGCGCGCCCTATCTATGGCCTCCTTCGCTGCAGAACTGGCGGTCCGGCTCGCTACCGAAGCCATGATGAGCGGCAGATTGTCGTCGTCCAGATATGGCTTCAACTCGGCGAGCCTGCCTCTGAGATGGTCGAATTCATCCATTCAAGTTACCAATCAATGAAGGCGGGCATCGTTGCGTTCCACTGTCGT belongs to Ralstonia sp. RRA and includes:
- a CDS encoding NADAR family protein, producing MIASELFFMGLMDVSLDSREGYRSIFHYWESEKYRGVDEVVRQEILAAPTLRELRKMLRRLPETWRKDWKQVRGRVFRSALLYAVESHPDLQNELVEPGSLIEACSSWGIPDAFVMNELKAVRQEIESPFRLLAIGSVDAPPEHVQVTLERLIGKRSDCQYVTFAGRRMDVGLHLWAAQKMYPIHYVRTKLNSGIDGHVVQQLIAKSTHVVFFTREGTAPDADYIERARRQGCSVRLSQYAPPNVGRSVTATGARTGRSAAAGTSSTTTQRRPLRVVQKSGV
- a CDS encoding DUF1173 family protein — encoded protein: MREAPARYSHAFAEAKVDPGHGWCLCGPVPQRLVIRRKSNSGSAAVFFLAGWPDEGEAHDVLSCPFYKEPEHESGQSSESKSCFSEDADGTFHITPAYSVSLKINAATRTPDPIEQSDKPSTSTRGSTLLATLQYLWNKAGLHRWRAGWERDWGRVRYELELTAQTGKIGKRSLPDVLYIPPRYSPASADRNKELLNARLEPLFTSTRAYLDAQARLAAGKSATAVKETLFIIAPLRSVKPGKYGSHVLQLGHMGQPVYCKAPLLARLERRFGRVLNTLSSGEGHVVGIFQVEGTTHGNLQLIDAGLLRVSTRFIPVESSYEETVADALVAAGRDFTKPIRLEISDDTLAGKVLPDFILYDTSARRCYMEIFGVQGREDYDARKKEKRRFYEQKGVMLWDWDLSSTAEMPTLPTRVEGRASPT